A genomic segment from Acidobacteriota bacterium encodes:
- a CDS encoding amino acid adenylation domain-containing protein: MILNEQPFAESDHETIHGVIADWAALEPDRIALCCGDQVCSYGELDLRARVVADSLLDLELVGRPIVAVVLEPSIDHVAVVLGVLKAGMTFLCVDPDYPAQRQQHMLDDSAASVLITRRSYGGELRPFAGRCFEVESDFQRAPSLRRFYPERSAHDRAFVVYTSGSSGLPKGVCGTHEGVLNRLEWFQRTVGFLPDDVACVRASPSFVISNWELFGPLTAGITAWLPGADGRDPARLLEGAAQRGVTHLGVIPTLLRLILEYHADRLRALESLRVIEIGGEPSPPGLIRELRTLLPEVTLVHRYGSSEMTAVICHRFLPGEDVPEVVPTGRPIDGTFCRILDDDLQPVTAGASGELFLGGKGLARGYLNDAEKTAASFIVADLGGGVAERMYRTGDLARWNADGEVELLGRADFQIKVAGVRIEPGEIEAALASDPAVAEAAVVAQDDDAGEARLVAFAVPRDGGRGIEAATLRRHLGRLLTPAMIPERIEALDALPRLPNGKVDRRTLMRYRPAMVEATGDPEGELDPLDRVLSRVLGPHFVEGKNGHSFTALGGSSLQAIRLVSALSASLGLAVDLLALLGARPLDEVLAQAAEVAVGDASPAGETVDGATVEDESGKPAAAFALTPAQRRMYFLWQADPTSSQYNVWRAWRLAGEVDSGRLEGALQELSARHPALRARIVVEAETPWITLAETPSWRLERQQTDSDLSDCVEQWANRPFDLLAGPLCRALLLDSPGERALVLSFHHLVVDAWSLDLLIAELSELYTEPPAAPTTAPSVEAYQRLVALHEGMIDALPRGWSDHWRNCLADLEPLPLPLPVAGEVGAGLDRRMAVHCRFPQPLTDDLVELCRRDEASLYTALVTAVQVLLSIVTQAEDVAVGGAFTNRTDGDSQRLVGLWVNTVVLRLDLSDDPDFSTCLRRTRAALLGALEHGAVPFDEVVRLLRPERRAGRNPLFDVLVDLREEGIRLFLPGVEVAPIQRTRRDTNLAMSFNFLRRGDELVLDLEYDGRLVPESAAKAVPGHLVELLQQVLRQPQRSASRLEILTSSERRRLESWSRPAQTGAESSTLVLERIVAHRGLATAVVDDAGEVDYATLERHWQAVAGALARRGVQPGDRIGLLLPAGTLQVTGLLAVFHLGAVAVPLDPRAPDDRIAQILEDAAIRCCLAELSDAASPALAGGAVVSPSRQIAREGAPVPRADVAPHDPAYVVFTSGTSGRPKGVVVSHAALATHLDAALLAYGVEAGDRVLSSAQVSSDLALEEVLGGLAAGATVVVLPPDQALLGTTMSRFMAAQRVTVASLSTAVWSLWLDSAPDLATLPALRRVIIGTEICSADDLQRWSESVGKRVALINAYGPTEATVTATAWKLDAGQAPRLANHGVPVGRPLLGSRVEVLDRRGRRCPPGFVGELAIAGPRLADGYSNQPAATAARFVPDPWGQQPGGRLYRTGDRARFLPDGNLEILGRLDRQVKLRGHRIELADIEANLAAQPGVSGAAVVLVGSGVHRRLVAFVAGDSSRLAADAVRSRAQEALPAAMVPAAVEVLEALPVANHGKIAYRELEALASAAPELEPAPRQPLTETQRIVRDIWAAVLELPPEQVTRGDDFFALGGHSLLVGAVVTRVRAELGVELPPSSLFSASTLGAFAHRVDAAGAPRPLSLGGPGYQEQGAGLASSAQRRLWFECQTAADTSAYHIVQRQRLRGRLDLRALSSACDRLVARHSSLRSCFSFVDDDLRAHLLPAPEKVLRLLGPDQGDVLDSDRLAPFDLSRDLPFRAVLLRLGDEVHVLQWTIHHIAADGESLEILNRELSILYRALTSGERVELPAISVNHEGYVAWQRQRLENGDLEHEKRYWRRRLEGLERLRLPRRSRAVGTTRGRASTVPIRIDGAVEEAAREVFGRHRATLFMGLVAAAQLVLSRWADSHDVAVGVVTSGRGAAGLDQTVGMLANTLLIRSDLSGDPTLGRVLEAARAGIVEALDHQELPFDEVVQELREGSGSDAGVPLDVVVSLQGERQPLAAFDAEVLPVAARHAKFELAFLFEETADGLHGRLEYDADLYDADTVERMSRHFALALGCFGTQEVHRLSEIELLTEEEGQRIVTLNDTAQQVDGEPLSERIARLAADQPDALAVVHGRDSLTYGELEERAHRLAQALGSRAVAPGAVVGVVLPRSLAYVWSLLAVAKAGAAWMALDPDQPPARLAMALEGAGAKALICRDDLAVKLSGELGVARLSPDATTSGASPKLPPTAADGLAYVVATSGTSGRPKLAEVTRAGLRNLVSWHRRAYRLEATDRTTLLANPGFDASVWEVWPTLASGATLDIVDDDLRLDVPRLVRWLADRRVTVSFMPTPLAEAAVRQAWPEETALRALLTGGDRLGSRPPGGLPFRLINHYGPAECTVVATAAEVPPAGADGPPPIGAPIDNLQVHVLGRDGRELPFGVIGELWIGGVGVGRGYRGQRDLTDGSFVTPEAVGERCYRSGDLVRRRSDGRLDFVGRGDAQINVRGIRIELGEVEAVLNASPRVRDCVCGLVRLGRSEQLVAWVVPEGTEQGDGSWLRELAEQKLPAYMVPAAVVLLTELPMTANGKVDRDGLPAPQRQRPTSRSEHSATERAVAGIWQKVLQVSRVELDEPFFELGGTSLDLARVQSLIQSELDHEISLVDLMKYTTVNQIAAHLGSAGDAARSARRGRRFRTPRPSRRRVRRSRRESAR; encoded by the coding sequence ATGATTCTGAACGAACAGCCCTTTGCCGAGAGTGACCACGAGACCATTCACGGGGTGATCGCCGATTGGGCTGCGCTGGAGCCCGACCGGATCGCCCTCTGCTGTGGCGACCAGGTCTGTAGCTACGGCGAGCTCGACCTGCGGGCACGAGTCGTCGCCGACTCGCTCCTCGATCTGGAGCTCGTCGGCAGGCCGATCGTCGCCGTCGTCCTCGAGCCGTCGATCGACCACGTGGCAGTGGTTCTGGGAGTCCTCAAGGCCGGGATGACTTTCCTGTGCGTCGATCCAGACTATCCAGCCCAGCGCCAGCAGCACATGCTGGACGACTCGGCGGCGTCGGTGCTGATCACCCGGCGGTCTTACGGCGGCGAGCTCCGGCCCTTCGCGGGTCGGTGTTTCGAGGTCGAGTCGGACTTCCAGCGGGCTCCGAGCCTGCGCCGTTTCTATCCGGAGCGCAGCGCCCATGATCGCGCCTTCGTGGTTTACACATCGGGCTCTTCGGGGCTTCCGAAAGGTGTCTGTGGCACCCATGAAGGGGTTCTCAACCGCCTCGAGTGGTTCCAGAGGACGGTGGGATTTCTGCCCGACGACGTGGCCTGCGTGCGGGCTTCGCCGAGCTTCGTGATCTCGAACTGGGAGCTCTTCGGGCCGCTCACGGCGGGGATCACGGCCTGGCTGCCAGGCGCCGACGGCCGCGACCCGGCGCGCCTTCTGGAGGGCGCCGCGCAACGCGGCGTGACCCATCTCGGGGTCATCCCGACGCTGCTCCGCCTGATCCTCGAGTACCACGCGGACCGCCTGCGCGCCCTCGAGTCCCTGCGCGTGATCGAGATCGGTGGCGAGCCTTCACCGCCCGGTTTGATTCGCGAGCTGCGCACCCTGCTGCCCGAGGTGACGCTGGTTCATCGCTATGGCTCGAGCGAGATGACGGCGGTCATCTGTCACCGCTTCCTGCCCGGTGAGGATGTTCCCGAGGTGGTGCCCACCGGGCGACCCATCGACGGCACCTTCTGTCGGATTCTCGACGACGACCTACAGCCGGTGACTGCCGGTGCCAGCGGTGAGCTCTTCTTGGGCGGCAAAGGGTTGGCGCGGGGCTATCTGAACGACGCGGAGAAGACGGCGGCCAGCTTCATCGTTGCCGACCTCGGCGGCGGTGTCGCCGAACGGATGTACCGCACCGGTGACCTCGCCCGCTGGAACGCCGACGGCGAGGTCGAGCTCCTCGGGCGGGCCGATTTTCAGATCAAGGTGGCAGGGGTTCGGATCGAGCCCGGAGAGATCGAGGCCGCGCTGGCCTCCGACCCGGCCGTCGCCGAGGCGGCGGTGGTGGCGCAGGATGACGATGCCGGCGAGGCCCGGCTGGTGGCCTTTGCGGTACCCCGCGACGGCGGTCGGGGGATCGAGGCCGCGACGCTGCGGCGGCACCTTGGGAGGTTGCTTACGCCGGCGATGATTCCGGAGCGGATCGAGGCTCTCGATGCCTTGCCGCGGCTGCCCAACGGCAAGGTCGATCGCCGAACCCTGATGCGCTATCGGCCGGCGATGGTCGAGGCCACTGGCGACCCGGAGGGCGAGCTCGACCCTCTCGACCGGGTCCTGTCGAGAGTGCTCGGACCGCACTTCGTGGAAGGAAAGAACGGCCACAGCTTCACCGCCCTGGGAGGCTCCTCGCTGCAGGCCATCCGCCTGGTCTCGGCGCTGAGCGCGTCCCTCGGCCTCGCGGTCGACCTGCTGGCTCTTCTCGGAGCGCGCCCCTTGGACGAGGTGCTCGCGCAGGCTGCTGAGGTCGCGGTCGGCGATGCCTCGCCTGCCGGTGAAACGGTGGATGGGGCCACGGTCGAGGATGAATCCGGCAAGCCTGCCGCGGCCTTCGCTCTGACTCCGGCGCAGCGGCGAATGTACTTCCTCTGGCAGGCCGATCCGACGAGCTCCCAGTACAACGTCTGGCGGGCTTGGCGCCTCGCCGGTGAGGTCGACTCGGGTCGCCTCGAAGGCGCGCTGCAGGAGCTTTCGGCACGTCACCCGGCGCTGCGGGCTCGGATCGTCGTCGAAGCCGAAACGCCATGGATCACGCTGGCGGAGACACCTTCATGGCGTCTCGAGCGGCAGCAGACCGATTCAGACCTGAGCGATTGTGTCGAGCAGTGGGCGAATCGCCCCTTCGATCTCCTCGCTGGCCCGCTGTGTCGCGCCTTGCTCCTCGATTCGCCGGGCGAGCGGGCCCTGGTGCTGTCCTTCCATCACCTGGTCGTCGACGCTTGGTCCCTCGACCTCTTGATCGCCGAGCTTTCCGAGCTCTACACCGAGCCGCCCGCCGCGCCGACGACGGCCCCCTCGGTAGAGGCCTACCAACGGCTCGTGGCGCTCCACGAGGGCATGATCGATGCCTTGCCGCGAGGCTGGAGCGACCACTGGCGGAATTGCCTCGCCGACCTCGAGCCCTTGCCCTTGCCGCTGCCGGTTGCCGGCGAGGTCGGCGCAGGGCTCGATCGTCGGATGGCGGTGCACTGCCGCTTTCCGCAGCCCTTGACCGACGACCTGGTCGAGCTCTGTCGCCGAGATGAAGCCAGCCTCTACACGGCCCTCGTCACCGCGGTGCAGGTGCTGCTGTCGATCGTCACCCAGGCTGAGGACGTCGCCGTCGGCGGCGCCTTCACCAATCGCACCGATGGCGACAGTCAGCGCCTGGTCGGGCTTTGGGTCAACACCGTCGTGCTGCGCCTCGATCTCTCCGACGACCCCGATTTCTCGACCTGCTTGCGACGCACTCGGGCGGCACTCCTCGGTGCCCTGGAGCACGGGGCAGTGCCCTTCGACGAGGTCGTGCGGTTGCTGCGGCCGGAGCGGCGGGCTGGTCGCAATCCGCTCTTCGATGTCCTTGTCGACCTGCGCGAGGAGGGCATCCGCCTGTTCCTCCCCGGGGTCGAGGTCGCACCCATCCAGCGCACCCGCCGGGACACCAACCTGGCGATGAGCTTCAACTTCCTCCGGCGCGGCGACGAGCTGGTTCTCGATCTCGAGTACGACGGCCGCCTGGTTCCCGAGAGCGCGGCGAAGGCGGTGCCCGGACACCTCGTCGAGCTCCTCCAGCAGGTCCTTCGCCAGCCGCAGCGGTCGGCTTCACGGCTCGAGATCCTGACGTCCTCGGAGCGCCGGCGGCTGGAGAGTTGGTCACGACCGGCGCAGACCGGAGCGGAGTCCTCGACTTTGGTCCTCGAACGCATCGTGGCGCACCGCGGTCTCGCCACCGCCGTCGTCGATGATGCCGGCGAGGTGGACTACGCGACCCTGGAGCGCCATTGGCAGGCGGTGGCCGGGGCCCTGGCTCGCCGGGGCGTTCAGCCGGGAGATCGGATCGGCCTGCTGCTGCCTGCGGGAACCCTGCAGGTGACCGGCCTGCTGGCCGTCTTCCATCTCGGAGCGGTCGCCGTTCCGCTGGACCCGCGGGCGCCCGACGACCGAATCGCTCAGATCCTCGAAGATGCGGCGATCCGTTGCTGCCTGGCGGAGCTTTCCGATGCTGCATCGCCGGCTCTCGCGGGGGGCGCCGTGGTCAGTCCGTCGCGCCAGATCGCCAGGGAGGGGGCGCCGGTGCCGAGGGCTGACGTCGCGCCTCACGACCCCGCCTACGTCGTCTTCACCTCCGGCACCTCCGGACGTCCCAAGGGGGTGGTCGTTTCCCACGCCGCCCTGGCGACCCATCTCGACGCGGCGCTGCTCGCCTACGGGGTGGAGGCGGGGGATCGGGTCCTCTCTTCGGCCCAGGTGTCCTCGGACCTCGCCCTCGAAGAGGTCCTGGGCGGCTTGGCCGCCGGCGCCACGGTGGTGGTGTTGCCGCCGGATCAGGCGCTGTTGGGCACGACGATGAGCCGCTTCATGGCCGCGCAGCGGGTCACCGTCGCCAGCCTGTCGACGGCGGTCTGGAGCCTGTGGTTGGACAGCGCTCCCGACCTCGCCACGCTTCCCGCGTTGCGCCGCGTGATCATCGGCACGGAGATCTGCAGCGCCGACGATCTGCAGCGTTGGTCGGAGTCGGTGGGGAAGCGGGTCGCGCTGATCAATGCCTATGGACCGACCGAAGCGACGGTCACGGCGACCGCCTGGAAGCTCGACGCTGGGCAGGCTCCTCGGCTCGCCAACCACGGGGTTCCGGTGGGGCGTCCCTTGCTCGGCAGCCGCGTCGAGGTACTCGATCGCCGCGGACGCCGGTGCCCGCCGGGCTTCGTCGGCGAGCTGGCGATCGCCGGTCCGCGGCTGGCCGACGGCTATTCGAATCAGCCGGCGGCGACGGCGGCGCGCTTCGTGCCCGATCCCTGGGGACAGCAGCCCGGGGGGCGCCTCTACCGCACCGGCGACCGGGCGCGCTTCCTGCCCGATGGCAATCTCGAAATTCTCGGGCGCCTCGACCGGCAAGTGAAGCTGCGCGGGCATCGCATCGAGCTGGCGGACATCGAGGCCAACCTGGCGGCTCAGCCGGGGGTGTCGGGCGCCGCCGTGGTCCTGGTCGGTTCCGGGGTGCATCGTCGCCTGGTGGCGTTCGTCGCGGGGGACTCCTCTCGCCTGGCCGCCGACGCGGTGCGCTCGCGGGCTCAGGAGGCGCTGCCGGCTGCCATGGTGCCGGCGGCGGTGGAGGTGCTCGAGGCGCTGCCGGTCGCCAATCACGGCAAGATCGCCTATCGCGAGCTTGAAGCGCTCGCCTCCGCCGCGCCAGAGCTAGAGCCGGCGCCGCGACAGCCGCTCACGGAGACGCAGCGGATCGTCCGCGATATCTGGGCGGCGGTGCTCGAGCTGCCACCGGAGCAAGTGACCAGGGGCGATGACTTTTTCGCCCTCGGCGGCCACTCGCTGCTCGTCGGGGCGGTGGTGACCCGCGTCCGGGCAGAGCTCGGGGTCGAGCTGCCGCCGTCTAGTCTGTTCAGCGCCTCGACCCTCGGCGCCTTCGCGCACCGGGTGGATGCCGCCGGCGCGCCGCGGCCGCTTTCCCTGGGCGGGCCTGGGTACCAAGAGCAAGGCGCTGGGTTGGCGTCCTCGGCTCAGCGCAGATTGTGGTTCGAGTGCCAGACAGCGGCCGACACTTCCGCCTACCACATCGTCCAGCGCCAGCGGCTTCGTGGGCGGCTCGACCTCCGCGCCCTGTCGTCCGCCTGCGATCGCTTGGTGGCGCGCCATTCCAGCCTGAGGAGCTGCTTCTCCTTCGTCGATGACGACCTGAGAGCTCACCTGCTGCCGGCCCCCGAAAAGGTTCTGCGACTTCTCGGGCCGGATCAGGGCGACGTGCTCGACAGCGACCGACTGGCGCCCTTCGACCTGTCGCGGGACCTGCCCTTTCGAGCGGTTCTGCTGCGGCTCGGGGACGAGGTTCACGTCCTGCAGTGGACAATCCACCACATCGCCGCCGACGGCGAGTCCCTCGAGATTCTGAATCGTGAGCTGTCGATCCTCTATCGCGCCCTGACGAGCGGCGAGCGAGTCGAGCTTCCGGCGATTTCGGTGAACCACGAAGGCTACGTCGCCTGGCAGCGTCAGCGGCTCGAGAACGGTGATCTGGAGCACGAGAAACGCTACTGGCGCCGGCGGTTGGAAGGGCTCGAACGGTTGCGGCTGCCGCGGCGCAGCCGTGCCGTGGGCACGACCCGCGGTCGTGCGTCGACGGTGCCGATCCGCATCGACGGCGCCGTCGAGGAGGCCGCTCGTGAGGTCTTCGGGCGCCATCGGGCAACGCTCTTCATGGGGCTGGTCGCGGCCGCTCAGCTAGTGCTCTCGCGCTGGGCCGACAGTCACGACGTGGCGGTCGGGGTGGTGACCTCTGGGCGCGGGGCAGCAGGCCTCGACCAGACCGTCGGGATGCTCGCCAACACGCTCTTGATCCGCAGCGATCTCTCCGGCGATCCGACCCTCGGCAGGGTGCTCGAGGCGGCTCGAGCCGGGATCGTCGAGGCGCTCGATCATCAGGAGCTGCCCTTCGACGAGGTCGTGCAGGAGCTGCGGGAAGGAAGCGGGAGCGACGCGGGAGTGCCCTTGGACGTCGTCGTCTCTCTGCAGGGCGAGCGCCAGCCCCTCGCCGCCTTCGATGCCGAGGTGCTGCCGGTCGCCGCGCGGCACGCCAAGTTCGAGCTGGCGTTCCTGTTCGAAGAGACGGCGGACGGCTTGCACGGTCGACTGGAGTACGACGCCGATCTCTACGACGCCGACACCGTCGAGCGCATGAGCCGACACTTCGCCCTGGCGCTGGGCTGTTTCGGCACCCAGGAGGTGCATCGTCTCTCGGAGATCGAGTTGCTGACCGAGGAGGAAGGGCAGCGGATCGTGACCCTCAACGACACCGCGCAGCAGGTCGACGGCGAGCCCTTGAGCGAGCGCATTGCGCGCCTGGCGGCGGATCAGCCCGACGCCCTGGCGGTGGTCCACGGTCGCGACTCGCTGACCTACGGTGAGCTCGAAGAGCGCGCCCATCGGCTGGCGCAGGCCCTCGGCTCCCGCGCAGTCGCTCCGGGAGCGGTGGTCGGAGTCGTCCTGCCGCGCTCGCTGGCCTATGTCTGGTCCCTGCTGGCGGTGGCGAAGGCCGGGGCCGCCTGGATGGCGCTCGACCCGGATCAACCGCCGGCGCGCTTGGCGATGGCCCTCGAAGGAGCCGGGGCGAAGGCATTGATCTGCCGTGACGACCTGGCCGTGAAGCTCTCCGGTGAGCTAGGAGTTGCTCGCCTCAGCCCCGATGCGACGACGTCGGGGGCCTCACCAAAGCTGCCGCCGACGGCAGCGGACGGTCTGGCCTATGTCGTCGCCACCTCCGGCACCAGCGGCCGCCCGAAGCTCGCCGAGGTGACGCGAGCCGGCCTGCGCAATCTGGTGAGCTGGCATCGGCGGGCCTATCGCCTGGAGGCGACGGATCGCACCACCTTGCTGGCCAATCCGGGGTTCGACGCCTCGGTCTGGGAGGTTTGGCCGACCCTGGCGTCGGGGGCGACCCTCGACATCGTCGACGACGACTTGCGGCTCGACGTGCCGCGGCTGGTTCGCTGGCTGGCCGATCGGCGGGTGACGGTGTCGTTCATGCCCACGCCCCTGGCGGAGGCGGCCGTACGCCAGGCCTGGCCCGAAGAGACGGCGCTGCGAGCCCTCCTGACCGGTGGCGATCGGCTCGGATCGAGGCCGCCGGGCGGCCTGCCGTTCCGCCTGATCAATCACTACGGGCCGGCCGAGTGCACGGTGGTCGCGACGGCCGCCGAGGTGCCGCCGGCGGGCGCTGACGGGCCGCCGCCAATTGGCGCCCCGATCGACAATCTGCAGGTCCACGTGTTGGGACGCGATGGCCGCGAGCTGCCCTTCGGGGTGATCGGCGAGCTGTGGATCGGTGGCGTCGGTGTCGGTCGCGGCTACCGCGGCCAACGGGATCTCACGGACGGCTCCTTCGTCACCCCCGAGGCGGTTGGAGAACGCTGCTATCGCAGCGGTGATCTGGTTCGGCGACGGAGCGACGGCAGGCTCGACTTCGTCGGCCGCGGCGATGCCCAGATCAACGTTCGGGGTATCCGCATCGAGCTCGGTGAGGTCGAGGCGGTGCTCAATGCCAGTCCCCGGGTGCGGGACTGCGTTTGTGGTCTGGTGCGCCTCGGCCGGAGCGAGCAGCTGGTCGCCTGGGTGGTGCCCGAGGGCACGGAGCAGGGGGACGGCAGCTGGCTGCGAGAGCTCGCCGAGCAGAAGTTGCCGGCCTACATGGTGCCGGCGGCGGTGGTCTTGCTCACCGAGCTGCCGATGACCGCCAACGGCAAGGTCGACCGCGATGGCCTGCCGGCGCCGCAACGCCAGCGCCCGACCTCGAGGAGCGAGCACAGTGCCACCGAGCGTGCCGTCGCCGGGATCTGGCAGAAAGTTCTCCAGGTCTCTCGGGTCGAGCTCGACGAGCCCTTCTTCGAGCTCGGCGGGACCTCCCTGGACTTGGCTCGGGTGCAGTCGCTGATCCAGAGCGAGCTCGATCATGAGATCTCGCTGGTGGATCTCATGAAGTACACCACCGTGAACCAGATCGCCGCCCACTTGGGCAGCGCCGGGGATGCGGCGCGGTCGGCGCGGCGCGGCAGGCGATTCCGAACGCCCCGGCCCAGTCGCCGCCGGGTCCGCCGATCGAGGAGGGAATCCGCCCGATGA